One segment of Fructilactobacillus hinvesii DNA contains the following:
- the mfd gene encoding transcription-repair coupling factor, producing MNLTQVFQALPQYQQIQANLTKSKRQLVTGTSGIAQKLLLETIVKDHAKPLLYVTDTLEHAEQAVKEFSEGVSDIPVYLFPAEELLAAEVATSSPEFRSERVQALHALQVGAPAIVVASTAGLKRALPQPADFATAQLVVHLGDDFDLTQLQQRLAAMGYSRKNLVAVPGEFAVRGSIVDIYPLNAENPVRLDFFDTEIDSLRSFDPASQRSIENETTVTVLPATDFLPTTQDREQAVRRFQKQLQSVQDQALQEHIAALIQDLQTKVTNPEWQIYAHDLFQKETSLLDYLSPDGIVVFDDYARIRDANQQLEQDEQNWKASVAEQHQLFSDQPVSLNLSTVLGASHQPWLLLSLFQKGLGRLRLDEIVNVTVRPMQRFFSQMPLLKTEMERYQAALTTVVVVVANEERLTQVQQTFQDFEIHCNATSIDQLVPNQVQIVTGNLTMGFELPDANLAVITEHELFQRVSERQHPRRVRQQRFTNAERIKSYTDLKPGDYVVHVNHGIGRYDGMQTMEVDGKHQDYLTITYRNDAHIFIPVTQLNLIQKYVAAEDQHPSLNKLGGNEWAKTKSKVAKKVDDMADELVNLYAQREQTPGFAFPEDDDYQLEFEAAFPYQPTPDQIRSTNEIKHDMEQPHPMDRLLVGDVGYGKTEVAMRAAFKAVEAGKQVAFLVPTTVLAQQHYETLTSRFENFPVAIGVLSRFNSARQTKQTLADLKAGQLDIVIGTHRLLSNDVQYHDLGLLIVDEEQRFGVKHKEKLKELKKNVDVLTLTATPIPRTLNMSMMGVRDLSVIETPPANRYPIQTYVMEQNDAAIVDGIRRELQRDGQVFYLHNRVKDIEAKVDQLQTLLPDARIGYIHGQMTEHQMEQILYDFMNGDYDVLVTTTIIETGVDMPNVNTLFVEDADRMGLAQLYQIRGRIGRSNRVGQAYFMYQPNKVLTEAGENRLEAIKDFTELGSGFKVAMRDLSIRGAGNVLGRAQHGFIDSVGYDMYTQMLNNAVAQKQGQQRQSVKTDAQIELGIEAYLPSRYITDPQQKIELYKRMRQLDSEDQFTELQSDLIDRFGEYPVAVANLLTVDFIKMVADYALVDQIKRTDHTILITISKQGSQIYRSQDLLRAIATTDFRATVKMVTGRFQLKLIIQPTMQEADWLNELNRLVQALEKAKPAARKGETNEN from the coding sequence GTGAATTTAACTCAAGTTTTTCAAGCATTACCCCAATATCAACAAATTCAAGCGAACTTAACGAAGAGTAAGCGACAGTTAGTAACTGGTACCAGTGGCATTGCCCAAAAATTATTGTTAGAAACGATTGTTAAGGACCACGCTAAGCCGCTTCTCTACGTGACGGATACGTTGGAACACGCGGAACAAGCCGTGAAGGAGTTTAGTGAAGGCGTAAGTGACATCCCCGTTTACCTGTTTCCCGCCGAAGAATTACTGGCAGCGGAAGTTGCCACTAGTTCCCCAGAATTTCGCTCCGAACGGGTGCAGGCTCTGCATGCATTGCAAGTTGGAGCCCCCGCCATCGTAGTGGCGTCGACCGCAGGACTCAAACGGGCATTACCACAGCCAGCTGATTTTGCAACGGCTCAATTAGTGGTTCACCTTGGAGATGATTTTGATCTAACCCAGTTACAGCAACGACTAGCAGCCATGGGCTACAGTCGGAAGAATTTGGTGGCTGTGCCAGGTGAATTTGCGGTACGAGGCTCGATTGTGGATATTTATCCCCTCAATGCGGAAAATCCCGTGCGCCTCGATTTTTTTGATACAGAAATTGATTCCCTGCGAAGTTTTGACCCTGCTAGTCAACGGAGCATCGAGAATGAAACGACGGTGACCGTTTTACCGGCTACTGATTTTTTGCCGACCACGCAGGATCGAGAACAAGCCGTTCGTCGCTTCCAAAAACAGTTGCAATCAGTCCAAGATCAAGCCTTACAGGAGCACATTGCCGCTTTAATCCAGGATTTGCAAACCAAGGTGACTAATCCTGAGTGGCAAATTTATGCTCATGATTTGTTTCAAAAGGAAACCTCATTATTAGACTATCTTTCCCCAGATGGAATCGTGGTCTTTGATGACTATGCTCGGATTCGAGACGCTAATCAGCAGTTAGAACAAGACGAGCAGAACTGGAAAGCGTCAGTAGCAGAGCAACACCAGCTATTTTCCGACCAACCGGTTAGTTTAAACCTCTCCACGGTGTTAGGTGCTAGTCACCAACCGTGGCTTTTGTTATCACTATTTCAAAAGGGCTTAGGCCGGTTACGCTTAGATGAAATCGTGAACGTTACGGTGCGGCCGATGCAACGCTTCTTTAGTCAAATGCCCCTGCTGAAAACGGAAATGGAGCGCTACCAGGCGGCGTTAACCACGGTGGTGGTGGTTGTGGCTAACGAAGAGCGGCTGACCCAAGTGCAACAAACCTTTCAGGATTTTGAAATTCACTGTAACGCGACCAGCATTGACCAGTTAGTTCCTAATCAGGTTCAGATTGTAACGGGGAACCTCACCATGGGGTTTGAACTGCCAGACGCTAATCTAGCCGTGATCACTGAGCACGAACTCTTTCAACGGGTAAGTGAACGCCAGCACCCCCGTCGGGTTCGGCAGCAACGCTTTACCAATGCCGAACGCATCAAGAGTTATACGGATCTAAAACCGGGTGATTACGTGGTCCACGTTAACCACGGAATTGGACGTTACGACGGGATGCAAACGATGGAAGTGGATGGTAAGCATCAGGATTACCTGACGATTACCTATCGCAACGATGCCCATATCTTCATTCCCGTCACGCAGTTAAATTTGATTCAAAAGTACGTGGCCGCAGAAGACCAACACCCCAGCCTCAACAAACTTGGGGGCAATGAATGGGCAAAGACCAAGAGTAAGGTTGCTAAAAAAGTTGATGACATGGCAGACGAATTGGTCAATTTGTACGCCCAACGAGAACAGACCCCAGGCTTTGCTTTTCCAGAGGATGATGACTATCAACTCGAATTTGAAGCGGCCTTTCCGTACCAACCAACGCCGGATCAAATTCGAAGTACGAATGAAATTAAACATGACATGGAACAACCCCATCCGATGGATCGCTTGTTAGTTGGGGACGTTGGGTACGGGAAAACAGAGGTAGCAATGCGGGCCGCTTTTAAAGCGGTTGAGGCCGGTAAACAGGTTGCCTTTCTGGTGCCCACCACCGTACTGGCCCAGCAACACTATGAAACGTTGACCAGTCGGTTTGAAAACTTTCCGGTCGCAATTGGAGTGTTGTCACGGTTTAACAGTGCCCGCCAGACCAAGCAAACGTTAGCCGATTTAAAGGCCGGTCAGTTAGACATTGTAATTGGAACTCATCGGCTGCTTTCAAACGATGTGCAGTACCATGATTTAGGTTTGTTAATTGTGGACGAAGAGCAACGTTTTGGAGTCAAACACAAGGAAAAATTGAAGGAATTGAAAAAGAACGTGGACGTGTTAACACTAACGGCGACTCCCATTCCGCGAACCCTCAACATGTCGATGATGGGCGTCAGAGACTTATCTGTAATTGAAACCCCACCAGCCAACCGCTATCCCATTCAGACCTACGTGATGGAACAAAATGACGCGGCCATTGTGGACGGAATTCGACGAGAACTACAACGCGATGGCCAGGTTTTTTACCTGCATAATCGGGTTAAAGACATTGAGGCCAAGGTTGATCAACTGCAAACCTTATTGCCGGATGCCCGGATTGGTTACATTCATGGTCAGATGACCGAACACCAGATGGAACAAATTTTGTATGACTTCATGAACGGGGACTACGACGTGCTGGTGACCACCACGATCATTGAAACCGGAGTTGATATGCCCAACGTTAATACGTTGTTTGTGGAGGATGCTGACCGAATGGGATTGGCTCAGTTGTATCAAATTCGGGGCCGAATTGGCCGGAGTAACCGAGTAGGACAGGCCTACTTTATGTATCAACCCAATAAGGTACTGACCGAGGCAGGAGAAAACCGCTTGGAAGCCATTAAGGACTTTACTGAGTTAGGATCTGGGTTCAAGGTGGCCATGCGGGATCTTTCGATTCGAGGAGCAGGGAACGTCTTGGGACGCGCCCAGCATGGTTTCATTGATTCGGTTGGGTATGACATGTACACGCAAATGTTAAACAATGCAGTCGCCCAAAAGCAGGGACAACAGCGGCAGTCGGTTAAAACGGATGCCCAGATTGAGTTGGGGATCGAAGCGTACCTTCCTAGCCGTTACATTACGGATCCTCAGCAAAAGATTGAACTATACAAACGGATGCGCCAACTAGACAGTGAGGACCAGTTTACGGAATTACAGAGTGACTTAATTGACCGGTTTGGTGAGTATCCAGTGGCAGTGGCCAACCTCTTGACGGTCGATTTTATCAAAATGGTTGCAGACTACGCTCTGGTGGACCAGATTAAACGAACTGATCACACGATTCTGATCACTATTAGTAAGCAAGGATCACAAATTTATCGCAGCCAGGACTTGCTCCGTGCCATTGCCACCACTGATTTTCGGGCGACGGTAAAAATGGTAACGGGACGGTTTCAACTGAAACTGATCATCCAGCCAACCATGCAAGAAGCAGACTGGCTTAATGAATTAAACCGATTGGTACAAGCATTAGAAAAAGCTAAACCAGCAGCACGTAAAGGAGAAACAAATGAGAATTGA
- the pth gene encoding aminoacyl-tRNA hydrolase — protein sequence MKMIVGLGNVGVKYEGTRHNTGFMAIDQFAKDHQIEVNQHKMEADLGSGFIDGEKVLLVKPTTYMNESGRAVRPLMAFYQLDLEDIVVVYDDMDLHVGRIRLRTHGSAGGHNGIKSLIAHLKTDQFNRIKIGTDHPKHESVVKYVLSQFSLEQQGPLVEALDHTTQALDEWIAGADFPTLENRFN from the coding sequence ATGAAAATGATTGTAGGATTAGGAAACGTGGGGGTTAAGTACGAAGGAACCCGGCATAACACGGGCTTTATGGCAATCGATCAATTTGCCAAGGACCACCAAATTGAGGTGAATCAACATAAAATGGAAGCAGACCTGGGCAGTGGTTTTATCGACGGGGAAAAAGTGCTTTTGGTTAAACCAACGACCTACATGAATGAGTCCGGACGGGCAGTACGCCCCCTAATGGCCTTTTACCAATTGGATTTAGAAGACATAGTGGTGGTTTACGATGATATGGATCTGCACGTGGGGCGGATTCGCCTGCGCACCCATGGATCCGCTGGCGGTCATAATGGGATTAAAAGTTTGATTGCACACCTAAAGACCGACCAGTTTAATCGAATTAAGATTGGAACAGATCACCCGAAGCACGAAAGCGTGGTTAAATACGTACTCAGTCAGTTCAGTTTAGAACAACAAGGACCACTGGTGGAAGCCTTGGATCACACGACACAGGCGTTAGATGAGTGGATCGCCGGGGCCGATTTTCCGACCCTCGAAAATCGCTTTAACTAG
- a CDS encoding type II toxin-antitoxin system PemK/MazF family toxin, protein MRETSIKRGDVFFADLSPVVGSEQGGLRPVLVIQNDIGNRYSPTVIVAAITAQISKPRMPTHIAIAAKQTGIERDSVILLEQIRTIDKQRLRDKVTHLSATIMGQVNQALALSVGTD, encoded by the coding sequence ATGAGGGAAACGTCCATTAAGCGTGGTGATGTTTTTTTTGCTGATTTATCACCGGTGGTTGGCTCGGAACAAGGGGGGCTGCGTCCGGTATTGGTGATTCAAAATGACATTGGGAATCGCTACAGCCCAACGGTAATTGTTGCTGCAATTACGGCCCAGATTAGTAAGCCACGGATGCCAACTCACATTGCCATCGCTGCCAAACAAACTGGCATTGAACGAGATTCAGTGATTTTATTAGAACAAATTCGCACCATTGATAAACAACGATTGCGCGATAAGGTGACCCATTTATCGGCAACCATCATGGGGCAGGTTAATCAGGCCCTTGCCCTGAGTGTGGGAACCGATTAA
- the alr gene encoding alanine racemase, with amino-acid sequence MVVANNRNGQILINETAIRKNVHQAVERLTPGSKLFAVVKADGYGHGAVQVARAAAAAGATGFCVAVLDEAIQLRKAGLVEQPILVLGLTDETKVDLVVKYDVTVTVADAEWLRAAAQLKQSLRVTGRLKFFLALDSGMGRIGLQRPEEVRAFVATVNELQAQFDWQGLYTHFATADSPDDHYFNFQLHNFRQLLGEIKHLPRYVSVANSAADLWHPVPEANLVRYGIAMYGLNPSGTAIKPPFPLTPALSLTSELVSVRQVEPGRSIGYGATYSVTEPTWIGTIPLGYADGLRRSLQGFLVLVNGKRCPIVGRVCMDQLMVKLPNSVPVHTKVTLIGTDHGHTITLQEMAEHCQTIHYELACGFSNRLPRFYYQTDLND; translated from the coding sequence ATGGTCGTTGCAAATAATCGAAACGGACAAATTTTAATCAACGAAACTGCTATTCGTAAAAATGTGCACCAGGCGGTGGAGCGCTTGACGCCGGGAAGCAAGTTATTCGCCGTGGTCAAAGCCGATGGTTATGGTCACGGAGCGGTCCAAGTTGCTCGGGCAGCAGCTGCTGCTGGGGCCACTGGCTTTTGTGTGGCCGTTTTAGATGAAGCCATTCAACTGAGAAAAGCGGGCTTGGTTGAGCAACCCATCCTGGTGCTCGGATTAACCGATGAAACCAAGGTGGATTTGGTGGTTAAGTATGACGTGACGGTGACCGTGGCGGATGCAGAATGGTTACGGGCTGCGGCCCAGCTGAAACAGTCCTTACGCGTGACGGGTCGCTTGAAATTTTTCTTGGCCCTTGATAGCGGGATGGGGCGGATTGGATTGCAGCGGCCGGAAGAGGTTCGAGCCTTCGTGGCAACCGTAAACGAGTTGCAAGCCCAGTTTGATTGGCAGGGTTTGTATACCCATTTTGCGACGGCCGATAGTCCGGATGACCACTACTTTAACTTTCAACTGCATAATTTTCGCCAACTATTAGGAGAAATTAAGCACTTGCCGCGGTACGTGTCCGTGGCTAATTCAGCGGCCGATTTGTGGCATCCGGTTCCAGAGGCAAACCTCGTCCGGTATGGGATTGCAATGTACGGACTCAATCCCTCGGGGACGGCGATTAAACCACCATTTCCCCTCACGCCCGCTCTGAGCCTGACTTCGGAACTAGTTTCCGTGCGTCAGGTCGAACCGGGCCGTTCCATCGGGTATGGAGCGACTTATTCCGTTACCGAACCCACCTGGATTGGGACGATTCCGCTGGGATATGCTGACGGATTGCGGCGTTCTTTACAGGGCTTTTTGGTCCTTGTAAACGGAAAACGGTGTCCAATTGTGGGCCGGGTTTGCATGGATCAACTGATGGTGAAGTTACCTAATTCGGTTCCAGTTCACACGAAGGTGACCTTAATTGGAACCGATCACGGGCACACAATTACCCTGCAAGAAATGGCGGAGCATTGCCAGACCATTCATTACGAGTTAGCCTGTGGTTTTTCGAACCGATTGCCCCGGTTTTACTATCAAACTGATTTAAACGACTAA
- a CDS encoding DEAD/DEAH box helicase: MNFEDLGLTASLLEAVAANGYTEPTAIQAQTIPLTLNGEDVIGQAQTGTGKTAAFALPILQGIDVNNPDVQALVISPTRELAIQTQREIQKLGKTEGARAQVVYGGSDIRKQIYDLKKKPQIIVGTPGRLLDHIQRHTLKLDHVRFLVLDEADEMLNMGFLEDIEKIIKQTPADRQTMLFSATMPAPIKRVGVQFMTDPKQVKVKAKELTTDLVDQYYVKVRDVEKFDTMTRLFDVNQPKVTIIFCRTKRRVDEVSKGLVARGYKAAGLHGDLTQNRRTQIMNEFKRDRINYLVATDVAARGIDVSGVTHVYNFDVPQDPESYVHRIGRTGRAGRHGTSVTFVTPSEMSYLRGIEKLTKVRMLPLKPPTADEALAGQLQFAKADAEKLITKTDTARFQAAAQELVDRYDSLDLAAALLNELTGEQVKVHITPERPLKSHGGRGNGRHSGGYRRNNHRGGSSNYRSNRRNNDHRDHGDRHHGRKNNFVIKKKH; encoded by the coding sequence TTGAATTTTGAAGATTTAGGACTAACAGCTAGTCTGTTAGAAGCAGTGGCAGCGAATGGATACACGGAACCAACTGCCATTCAAGCACAGACCATTCCACTGACCCTGAACGGGGAAGACGTGATTGGTCAAGCACAAACGGGAACCGGAAAAACGGCTGCGTTTGCCCTTCCCATCCTGCAAGGGATTGACGTCAACAACCCTGATGTCCAAGCGTTAGTTATTTCTCCCACCCGAGAATTAGCCATTCAGACTCAACGTGAAATTCAAAAATTGGGTAAGACCGAGGGGGCACGGGCTCAAGTTGTATACGGTGGGTCAGACATCCGGAAACAAATTTATGACCTAAAGAAGAAGCCCCAAATTATCGTCGGAACTCCCGGTCGGTTATTGGACCACATCCAAAGACACACCCTTAAGTTGGATCACGTGCGGTTCTTGGTACTTGATGAAGCCGACGAAATGCTTAACATGGGCTTTTTAGAGGATATTGAAAAGATTATCAAACAAACCCCTGCGGACCGACAAACAATGCTCTTTTCCGCAACGATGCCTGCTCCCATCAAACGAGTGGGGGTTCAGTTTATGACTGATCCAAAGCAGGTCAAGGTGAAAGCCAAAGAACTGACGACAGACTTGGTAGACCAGTATTACGTAAAGGTTAGAGACGTTGAAAAGTTCGATACGATGACGCGGTTGTTTGACGTTAACCAACCGAAGGTAACCATCATTTTCTGTCGGACCAAGCGGCGGGTTGATGAAGTCTCGAAGGGGTTGGTTGCTCGCGGTTATAAGGCAGCTGGACTACACGGGGATTTGACCCAAAACCGGCGAACCCAAATTATGAACGAGTTCAAGCGAGATCGGATTAATTATTTGGTGGCAACTGATGTGGCTGCCCGGGGAATTGATGTTTCTGGCGTAACCCACGTTTATAACTTTGATGTTCCCCAGGATCCAGAAAGTTATGTACACCGGATTGGTCGGACCGGTCGGGCCGGTCGGCATGGAACTTCCGTTACGTTTGTAACTCCAAGCGAAATGAGCTATCTGCGTGGGATTGAAAAGTTAACGAAGGTCCGGATGTTACCATTGAAGCCACCGACTGCTGATGAAGCCCTTGCTGGTCAACTTCAGTTTGCAAAGGCTGACGCGGAAAAATTAATTACCAAGACAGATACCGCCCGTTTCCAGGCGGCTGCGCAGGAGTTAGTGGATCGTTATGATAGCTTAGACCTTGCGGCTGCTTTGCTGAATGAGTTAACCGGAGAACAGGTGAAGGTACACATTACTCCCGAACGCCCATTAAAGAGTCATGGAGGTCGAGGAAACGGTCGTCATAGTGGTGGCTATCGGCGTAACAATCACCGAGGTGGCTCTAGTAACTACCGAAGTAACCGTCGGAATAATGATCATCGTGACCACGGTGATCGGCATCACGGCCGCAAAAATAATTTTGTCATTAAAAAGAAGCACTAA
- a CDS encoding UDP-N-acetylmuramoyl-tripeptide--D-alanyl-D-alanine ligase → MKMRLAEIAQAVQGELVPATATATSLEVTSVAFDSRALTAGALFVPLRGKRNGHDYVKSASEHGAVASLWSKDRSTDGVPDDFPLIIVSDPLTALQDLAKYYLAKINPKVVAVTGSNGKTTTKDLIAAVMQTTFNVTKTQDNFNNEIGVPITILSMSSNTEVLVVEMGMDRPGQLHRLSELVQPDIAVITMIGEAHIEFFGTRAKIAQAKLEITDGLSSDGVFVYDGDEPLLTDQPVRTNPRRFTFGRQGTNDIYPTKITESDQETRFETNRWQDFEFTIPLLGDYNVNNALAALSVGELLEVTPANLRGGLSHPDLTANRAEWVPGNQGEMILSDVYNSNPTAVRAVLQAFADTELDGKRIVVLGDMLELGDQSEAMHAGLASALNPATFPMVFLVGSKMTALFTALMDCYQPETTLFHYTEEQLPKLTTALRSHIAPGDEVLLKASHGLHLEKVLAALTKLTKE, encoded by the coding sequence ATGAAAATGAGACTAGCTGAAATTGCGCAAGCGGTCCAGGGCGAATTAGTCCCCGCAACTGCAACTGCAACTTCACTTGAAGTAACTTCCGTAGCATTTGATAGTCGAGCCCTCACTGCTGGAGCATTATTCGTTCCTTTACGAGGAAAGCGGAACGGTCATGATTACGTAAAAAGTGCCAGTGAACACGGGGCCGTGGCATCATTGTGGTCTAAAGACCGATCAACAGATGGGGTTCCGGATGATTTTCCGCTCATTATCGTCTCTGATCCGTTGACGGCGCTCCAGGACCTTGCAAAATATTACCTGGCTAAGATTAATCCCAAGGTTGTGGCTGTGACCGGCAGTAATGGGAAAACGACGACCAAGGACTTGATTGCGGCTGTGATGCAAACCACGTTTAACGTCACAAAGACCCAGGACAACTTTAACAATGAAATTGGGGTTCCCATTACGATTTTGTCGATGAGTTCAAACACCGAGGTGCTGGTGGTCGAAATGGGAATGGATCGTCCCGGACAACTCCACCGACTAAGTGAACTGGTACAGCCAGATATTGCGGTGATTACCATGATTGGAGAGGCTCACATTGAGTTCTTTGGGACCAGAGCCAAGATTGCCCAGGCTAAACTAGAAATCACAGATGGACTATCAAGTGATGGCGTTTTTGTTTACGATGGCGATGAACCGTTGCTAACGGACCAGCCCGTTCGCACGAACCCACGACGGTTTACCTTTGGTCGGCAGGGAACGAATGATATTTATCCAACCAAGATCACGGAAAGTGATCAGGAAACCCGCTTTGAGACGAACCGGTGGCAGGACTTTGAATTTACAATTCCACTGCTTGGCGACTACAACGTTAACAACGCACTGGCAGCCCTAAGCGTCGGAGAGCTCTTAGAGGTCACTCCAGCAAATCTGCGGGGCGGACTGTCTCATCCGGATCTTACTGCCAACCGGGCTGAATGGGTACCGGGTAATCAGGGAGAAATGATTTTAAGCGATGTCTATAACTCAAATCCAACGGCGGTCCGGGCCGTGTTGCAGGCGTTTGCTGATACCGAACTAGATGGGAAACGAATTGTGGTCTTAGGTGACATGTTGGAACTGGGCGACCAATCAGAAGCCATGCATGCCGGACTGGCATCAGCCCTAAATCCGGCTACATTTCCCATGGTCTTTTTGGTTGGAAGCAAGATGACGGCTCTTTTTACAGCACTGATGGATTGTTACCAACCAGAAACGACGTTGTTTCATTATACGGAAGAACAGTTGCCTAAGCTAACGACCGCGTTGCGAAGTCACATTGCTCCTGGAGATGAGGTGCTTTTGAAGGCTAGCCACGGGTTACATTTAGAAAAAGTGCTAGCGGCCTTAACCAAACTAACGAAGGAATAG
- a CDS encoding low molecular weight protein-tyrosine-phosphatase has protein sequence MKPTNVLFVCLGNICRSPMAEVMFQRLANTHGVSNHYRITSAATSDEEAGNPPHPGALQTLQKHQLDASQHRSHPLTASEAAAADCIITMDHSNLAEVQRLLPPAERAKVHLCMDVVPGKAGNSIADPWYTHKFETTYQMLNEALPLWLERLEQKRQEASPHE, from the coding sequence GTGAAACCCACTAACGTGTTATTCGTTTGTTTGGGAAATATCTGTCGTTCGCCGATGGCAGAAGTAATGTTTCAACGATTAGCCAACACACATGGCGTTTCTAATCATTACCGGATTACTTCTGCAGCCACTAGCGACGAAGAAGCGGGGAATCCGCCCCATCCAGGAGCACTGCAAACGCTCCAAAAACATCAGCTCGATGCCAGTCAGCATCGTTCGCATCCCCTCACTGCATCAGAAGCAGCCGCTGCCGATTGCATCATCACCATGGACCACAGTAACTTAGCTGAAGTTCAACGCTTATTACCACCAGCTGAACGAGCTAAGGTGCACCTGTGTATGGACGTTGTTCCCGGTAAAGCCGGTAACAGCATTGCTGATCCATGGTATACCCATAAATTTGAAACCACCTACCAAATGCTAAATGAAGCGTTACCCCTCTGGTTAGAACGTTTAGAACAAAAACGACAGGAGGCGAGCCCTCATGAGTGA
- a CDS encoding multidrug efflux MFS transporter produces MSEAEPETGDSAPFVVPKKIWHQNLIALWVGLFLTSMGFSELMPFLSLYIESLGNYTRSELSLYSGLAFSASFIVAAVVSPLWGSLADRYGRRLMLLRASLGMAICVLLMGFATNVWMIIGLRFIQGIFSGYMPNSNALLAIQVPKKESGKALGILSTGGVSGALFGPFLGGILASIFSYRVTFFITGSLMLVVFFVTLFFVKEKFQPVAKEDNLHTKEVIHILPHPKLIFGMFVTTMIIQASNNSISPILSLYVKQIMHGSPTVTLFSGIVAAVPGISTLVAAPRLGAIGDRIGSEKIMIFGFILAIFLYIPMAFVTNVWELMALRFLLGVSNACMLPAVQAIIAKNTPAQVTGRIFSWNQSFQAVGNFTGPMIGSVVSSIFGYSGVFISTSILVLLNLCLVLNDTKGLRRSHQTK; encoded by the coding sequence ATGAGTGAAGCTGAACCCGAAACGGGCGATTCAGCCCCCTTTGTCGTTCCGAAAAAAATCTGGCACCAAAATCTAATTGCCCTCTGGGTCGGACTCTTCTTAACCAGCATGGGTTTTAGCGAACTAATGCCGTTCCTTTCTTTGTACATTGAGAGTCTTGGAAATTACACGCGTAGTGAACTAAGTCTTTATAGTGGCCTCGCCTTTTCAGCTTCTTTTATCGTAGCTGCCGTGGTTTCTCCCCTCTGGGGGAGTCTAGCCGATCGTTACGGACGCCGTCTCATGCTGCTCCGTGCCTCACTGGGAATGGCCATTTGTGTGCTCTTAATGGGGTTTGCCACCAACGTGTGGATGATTATCGGCCTGCGCTTTATCCAAGGAATTTTTTCCGGTTACATGCCAAACTCCAACGCCCTATTAGCAATTCAAGTTCCAAAGAAGGAAAGTGGGAAAGCCCTGGGGATTCTCTCCACCGGCGGGGTGTCTGGTGCATTATTTGGCCCCTTTTTAGGGGGAATCTTAGCATCCATTTTTAGTTACCGGGTCACCTTCTTCATCACGGGGAGCCTAATGTTAGTGGTCTTCTTTGTGACTCTCTTCTTTGTTAAAGAAAAGTTTCAACCGGTGGCAAAGGAGGATAATCTCCACACTAAGGAAGTCATTCACATTCTTCCCCACCCCAAGTTAATCTTTGGGATGTTTGTGACGACCATGATTATTCAGGCCTCTAACAACTCCATTTCTCCCATCCTCTCCCTGTACGTCAAACAAATCATGCATGGCAGTCCAACGGTAACCTTGTTTAGTGGAATCGTAGCCGCCGTGCCGGGAATTTCAACCCTTGTCGCTGCGCCCCGGTTGGGTGCCATTGGAGATCGGATTGGTTCAGAAAAAATCATGATCTTTGGTTTCATCCTGGCCATTTTCCTCTACATCCCCATGGCATTCGTTACCAACGTCTGGGAATTAATGGCCCTCCGGTTCTTACTCGGGGTTTCCAACGCCTGCATGCTGCCTGCGGTACAGGCCATCATCGCTAAGAACACCCCAGCGCAAGTAACCGGTCGGATCTTTAGTTGGAACCAATCCTTTCAGGCGGTGGGAAACTTTACGGGTCCCATGATTGGTTCGGTGGTTTCTTCCATCTTTGGTTACTCGGGAGTTTTTATCTCGACTTCAATCCTGGTACTGCTAAACCTCTGCCTTGTATTAAACGACACCAAAGGTTTACGCCGCAGCCATCAAACCAAATAA
- a CDS encoding type B 50S ribosomal protein L31: protein MKKGIHPDFHEVVFQDSGTGFKFITGSTATSEQTIDIDGKTYPLIRVEVSSDSHPFYTGKQKTAQADGAVDRFNKKYGFAN, encoded by the coding sequence ATGAAAAAAGGAATTCATCCAGATTTTCATGAAGTAGTCTTTCAAGATTCAGGTACGGGCTTCAAGTTTATTACGGGCTCAACCGCTACTTCTGAACAAACGATTGACATTGACGGTAAGACTTACCCATTGATTCGGGTGGAAGTTTCATCTGATTCCCATCCATTCTACACTGGGAAGCAAAAAACTGCCCAAGCCGATGGGGCTGTGGACCGTTTCAACAAGAAATACGGCTTCGCCAACTAA